A stretch of Desulfobulbaceae bacterium DNA encodes these proteins:
- a CDS encoding Hpt domain-containing protein: protein MESSHALEFQKETSKLFENISSSLSKLQSGTADNSLFHQHYLYWHEIKSLASLFSLTDIATIAHQIESLFDLVSTHRISLSQIDINCFTETIDYINASLNMSIHNQPHTLSLENLLSKIHHISGTTAGTISSASEGAERPGKQATMGHNYTAKILEKKNISTRCNIVVQTAIQSITQLTSLAKKECVQEIIRKPISPSRINECLSRYCLSPYAMNI, encoded by the coding sequence ATGGAATCATCACACGCTCTTGAATTTCAAAAAGAAACAAGCAAGTTATTCGAAAACATCTCTTCTTCACTATCAAAGCTTCAGTCCGGCACCGCCGACAACTCCCTTTTTCACCAGCACTATCTCTACTGGCATGAGATCAAAAGCCTGGCAAGCCTATTTTCCTTAACAGACATAGCCACCATTGCACATCAAATTGAGTCCTTGTTTGACTTGGTCAGCACTCATCGAATCAGCCTTTCTCAAATTGACATCAACTGTTTTACCGAAACCATTGACTATATCAATGCTTCACTTAACATGAGTATTCATAACCAGCCGCACACCCTCAGTCTTGAAAATTTACTAAGCAAAATTCATCATATTTCTGGTACGACCGCCGGCACTATTTCCTCAGCATCTGAAGGGGCAGAGCGTCCCGGTAAACAAGCGACCATGGGCCATAATTACACCGCAAAAATCCTTGAGAAGAAAAATATATCTACTCGCTGTAACATTGTCGTGCAAACGGCGATTCAATCAATTACCCAACTAACCAGCCTGGCTAAAAAAGAGTGCGTCCAAGAAATTATCAGAAAACCTATTTCTCCCTCCCGAATTAATGAGTGTTTATCTCGTTACTGCCTTTCCCCTTATGCCATGAATATCTAA